Part of the Rhizobium viscosum genome is shown below.
ACCGTCCAGGCCGCACCGGTGACCGAGCGCGCGGCCGGCGAGGCGAGATAGGAAACGACATCGGCGATCTCGCCGGGATCGGCAAAGGCGGCCGGATTGGACATGAGGCCCTTCTGTTCGCGCGCATGCGGCCCGTCTGCCGGATTCATGTCCGTATCCGTCGAGCCGGGATGCACGGCATTGACGGTGATGCCGCGCGGACCGAGCTCTCGGGCGAGCGCCTGCGACAGGCCGGCAATCGCCGCTTTGCTCGCCGTATAGAGGCTGAGCCCGGGGGAGGTGGCACGCACGGCGAGATTGCTGCCGATCGAAATGATGCGCCCGCCGTCCGGCATGACTGTCAGCGCTGCCTTCGACGCCACGAAGGCCGAGCGGACATTGATCGAGAAGGTTCTATCGAAATCGCCAGGCGACAGCGTCTCGATCGGAGCGGCGTGGAAAATCCCGGCATTGTTGACGAGGATATCGATGCCGCCGAAGGTTTCTGCTGTCCTGGCAACGGCAGCCTCGATATCGGCAGCGTCGGACGCATCGGCCCTGAGGGCGAGCG
Proteins encoded:
- a CDS encoding SDR family NAD(P)-dependent oxidoreductase, producing the protein MSVLYGKVALVTGGSRGIGAAIAKRLAADGAKVALTYVNGAEAAANVVKAIEAAGGTALALRADASDAADIEAAVARTAETFGGIDILVNNAGIFHAAPIETLSPGDFDRTFSINVRSAFVASKAALTVMPDGGRIISIGSNLAVRATSPGLSLYTASKAAIAGLSQALARELGPRGITVNAVHPGSTDTDMNPADGPHAREQKGLMSNPAAFADPGEIADVVSYLASPAARSVTGAAWTVDNGANA